The genomic region ATGACTGAACATGAAATTGCTTATCTTATGGTTGGGAGAGAAATCTCTTTTGAAAGAATTCCTCCATGCGAAAAAGAAGGTGAGGTAATTTTTGAAGTAAAAGATATAACTTATATAAATGAAGAAAATATAAAAGTTTTAAATGGTATTTCATTTCAGTTAAAAACTCATGAAATTTTAGGTCTTGCTGGAATTGAAGGAAATGGTCAAACAGAACTTGTTGAGATTTTAACAGGGTTAAGAAGACCAACTTCTGGTAAAATTTTTCATAAAGGTAAAGATATAACAAATTTAATTCCAAGGAAAATTAGAGAAAGCGGAATCTCTCATATTCCTGAAGATAGAATGAGAGATGGAGTTGCAGATAAAGCAACAATTGAAGAAAATGTTATTGTTGATAGATATTATAAAAATCTCTTTTCTGGAAGAGTTTTATTAAAAGAAAAGGAGATTGAAAATTATACAAATGAACTTATAAAAAAATTCAATATAGTAACTATTTCATCAAAAAATCCTGTTAATTCTTTATCTGGTGGAAACATACAAAAAGTTGTTGTTGCAAGAGAACTTTCTTCAAATCCAACAGTTATAATTGCAGATCAACCAACCAGAGGAATTGATGTTGGTTCAGAAGAGTTAGTGCATAATCTTCTTAAAGAGGCAAGGGATAATGGTGCTGCAATTTTTCTTGTATCTGCAGATTTAGATGAAATACTTAAACTTTCAACAAGAATTTTAGTAATTTACAATGGTGAAATTGTAAAAGAATTCAAAAATTATGAAGGATTAACTGGTAAAGATCTTGGTCCATATATGCTTGGTATAAAAAGGGAGTAAAGCATGGAGAGATTTATTCTTAAGTATTTTAATCTTATAAGAACAATAATTGCATTTTTGATTGGAGCATTTATCTGTGTTTTAATAATATTTATTTATAGCAAAGACCCATCAAACGGTTTAAGATATTTCTTTTTAGGTCCTTTTAGTTCAATTGGTAGATTAGGAAATGTTATTGAGATGGCATCACCCATAATCTTATGCGGACTTGCAATTGCAATTCCATTTCAAGCAGAACAATTTAATATAGGTGCAGAAGGTGCTCTCTTTATTTCTGCAGCAGTTGCAACTGGTTTTGGTGTCTCAACAAATTTTCCCAAATTTATACATATTCCTTTAATGCTTTTAGTTGCAGGAGGAGTTGGTGCTTTTTGGGGTTTTATTCCTGGAATTCTTAAAGCAAAATGGAAAGCAAGTGAACTTGTTATAACTCTTATGATGAATTATGTTGCTCTTTATCTCAGTTTATATATAATAAATTTTCATTTTAGAGATAAAAAGGCTGGATTTCTTGTTTCATATCAACTTCCAAAAACTGCATGGTTTGATCAATTTATAAAAAATACAAGAATTCATTATGGAGTTTTATTAACAATAGTTTTTATAATTCTTGTTTATATACTTTTATATAAAACAAAACTTGGTTATGAAATTAGAATGACTGGTTTTAACATAAATTTTGCAAAATATGGAGGAATTAATACATTTAAGATAATTTTAATAACTCAAATTATTGGTGGTTTTATTGCTGGAATTGCTGGAATAAGTGAAGTTATGGGAATTCATAGAAGATTTAACTGGCAAGGAACACCAGGATATGGTTGGGATGGAGTTGTCGTTGCAATTATTGGAAGAAATCATCCTATATTAATTGCATTTGCGTCAATTTTTATTGCATATTTAAGGGTGAGTGGTCAAGTTTTAAATTTACTTACTGATATTCCAGCAGAAATAGTTACTGTTCTTGAATCTATAATTATTCTTCTTATAACAGCAGAAGCATTTTTAACTCAATGGAAGTATAGAATAACAGTAAGAGAGGCAGAAAAGAGGGAGGTAAAAATTGAGTCCGCTTCTTAAAAGTATATTAAGTCCATCATTTGGTTTTGCAATTTTAAGAGTTATGACTCCAATTCTATTTGCAGCAATTGGTGTTGCAATAACTGCCCTTTCTGGTGCAATTAATATTTCAATGGAAGGAACAATGCTTATTGCCGCATTCTTTGGAGTAATTGTAAGTGCTTTTACTCAAAATCTTCTCCTTTCATTTATAGCAGGTGTTCTTGCTGGAATTGGCCTTGCATGTATTCTTGCATATTTTCACCTTAAACTAAAAGCAGACATTATTCTTGCTGCAATTGCTTTAAATATGTTTTCTTCTGGTATTACTATATTTCTTCTTTATATTTTTGCAAAAGATAAAGGAACTTCAAGTTCACTTAAAAGTTTAGTTTTTCCATCTATCCAAATTCCCATAATAAAAGATATTCCAATATTAGGACAAATTTTTAGTGGTCATAATATTCTTACATATCTTGCTTTGATCTCAGTTATAATCTTTTACATTATAACTTTTAAAACTCCTCTTGGATTAAGAATTAGAGCAGTTGGACAAAATCCTGATGCTGCAAGTTCAGTTGGTGTTAATGTAAATAAAATTAGGTTTTATGCACTTGTTTTATCTGGAATCTTTGGAGCACTTGGAGGTCTCTATCTTTCAATGGGATATGTT from Caldisericia bacterium harbors:
- a CDS encoding ABC transporter ATP-binding protein, which gives rise to MATILSVRNIVKVYPNGVVANKGVSLDIEEGTIHAIVGENGAGKTTLMKIIFGIEEPQEGKILYKGKEIKIKNPYDAIKIGIGMVHQHFMLAPDLTVYENLLLGIEPRKGLFLDSKKAIETTKKASEEFGLPVPFDKKIKDLPIGLRQRVEILKALIRNAELLILDEPTSVLTPQETEVLFATLRNLKKSGKTIIFISHKLKEVLEIADKITVMRDGKIVATKDAKDMTEHEIAYLMVGREISFERIPPCEKEGEVIFEVKDITYINEENIKVLNGISFQLKTHEILGLAGIEGNGQTELVEILTGLRRPTSGKIFHKGKDITNLIPRKIRESGISHIPEDRMRDGVADKATIEENVIVDRYYKNLFSGRVLLKEKEIENYTNELIKKFNIVTISSKNPVNSLSGGNIQKVVVARELSSNPTVIIADQPTRGIDVGSEELVHNLLKEARDNGAAIFLVSADLDEILKLSTRILVIYNGEIVKEFKNYEGLTGKDLGPYMLGIKRE
- a CDS encoding ABC transporter permease, which encodes MERFILKYFNLIRTIIAFLIGAFICVLIIFIYSKDPSNGLRYFFLGPFSSIGRLGNVIEMASPIILCGLAIAIPFQAEQFNIGAEGALFISAAVATGFGVSTNFPKFIHIPLMLLVAGGVGAFWGFIPGILKAKWKASELVITLMMNYVALYLSLYIINFHFRDKKAGFLVSYQLPKTAWFDQFIKNTRIHYGVLLTIVFIILVYILLYKTKLGYEIRMTGFNINFAKYGGINTFKIILITQIIGGFIAGIAGISEVMGIHRRFNWQGTPGYGWDGVVVAIIGRNHPILIAFASIFIAYLRVSGQVLNLLTDIPAEIVTVLESIIILLITAEAFLTQWKYRITVREAEKREVKIESAS
- a CDS encoding ABC transporter permease: MSPLLKSILSPSFGFAILRVMTPILFAAIGVAITALSGAINISMEGTMLIAAFFGVIVSAFTQNLLLSFIAGVLAGIGLACILAYFHLKLKADIILAAIALNMFSSGITIFLLYIFAKDKGTSSSLKSLVFPSIQIPIIKDIPILGQIFSGHNILTYLALISVIIFYIITFKTPLGLRIRAVGQNPDAASSVGVNVNKIRFYALVLSGIFGALGGLYLSMGYVSWFARDMTAGRGFIAIAASNLGAHLPFGVFLASLLFGILNTIAIYLASLQIPSEFIQMIPYIATVITLTIYSIQAARKRKER